Part of the Plasmodium vinckei vinckei genome assembly, chromosome: PVVCY_13 genome, AATActttaataatgaaatgataataaaatatattccaaTTTAtcggaaaaaataaaaaaggaaaatatgcTTTATACAACTCGTATTTTTAGAtaccatttatttttttcattttacaCATTAAAGTTTGTTATTACGAATATGCAAATATTGACACTTTTAAATGAAGCTGTTTTGTAATCAAAATTAaagcatataaatttatctataaaatttatatttcgtTTACATAGTAAGAAcctatataataaaaatatgcctCAGAAATATACCCATATCATACATATACTATATATGCATtgctattatttataataccgcaaatattttaatttgggATTAATTGATTTTCAAattctattattatttttaatttttaaatatagttTGTTAGAATAAATGCAATTTATTAACTTTGTagtatatgtaaaatattttaaatgttcAAATTtcaacataaaaaaataaaggtaGAACAACTATAATTGCATATAAAATGAAGAGGGgcaagaaaaataatacatagcacatataatttatttatataaatttaaatatataaaatcttatacatatatatataattttttagcataatatgaaaaacaCATGAAACACGCAAAAAAGCATTTTAAAACAGTACGAAATACATATAACTTAAAGAAACAtattcaattatttttatttatacattctttataaatatacttgaaaccatataaattataattaattttatattatatatgtatatataactcTTTGTTCTTAAGCGTGCGTCAATTAGTCAAAACCTTCGTCGTCACTATCTTTTTTTGCATTTGATCCACCTTCCTTTTTAGAATCATCGTCGTCATCATCTTCATCCTCATCATCTTCATCATCTTCATCATCGTCATCGTCTTCATCATCGTCGTCATCGtcatcatcatcatcatcGTCATCCATATCTTCAAAATCTTCATCGTCGTCATCATCATCATCGTCATCATCTCCATCATCGTCATCGTCGtcatcatcatcatcatcgtcgtcatcatcatcatcatcatcGTCATCATCTCCATCATCGTCATCGTCGtcatcatcatcatcatcGTCGTCATCTTCATCATCATCGTCTTCATCATCATCttcatcatcatcatcatcatcTTCATCGTCATCGTCGTCATCATCATCTCTGTCCTCGTCATCGTCATTTTCGCTACTGTCAACAGAGAATTTCTTTAATGCATCCTCATCATTTCCGTCATCGTCATCTTCTtctatatctttattttttttttctttcttcttccttttatcttttttcaaaaagtCATTCTTATTTTCACCTACAACGCTATCGTTGCCTTCTTCCATATCTTCTACAGTATCAAcagtattattttttttactaaccatgtttttattttcgtTTTTATCTTCTAATGTATTCAATGCCCTTTTTTTTGATGGTGAATTCACcattttacattttaaaaacaaagtATACTGAGGATACTTGttttaacaataatatatttatataagtattatatatatttaatatatatatctgcttatttaataaaaaaaatattatatataaatatagctattatgtaataaatattattttaacattctttttaatattttaaaaattaaaatccaatgttattaatataaaatgacgaagaaaataaatatataaaaaatataaatatatataataataagaaaatgtttttaaaaaaaatgcaatataaaaattagaaaaaaaattaattaaaatataaatataaaaaaaatgagagCAATggataattattatatataatgctactatttatttaatattcttattttgtattatatgtaatattaattgctttattcaaaataaaacataaaaaatatatatatacctcaatatatatatttaatattattattctatGCATGAAAATTTATGGATATTagcataatatttattaagttttatatttcaataAAATGGTATTGCTCGCTTGCATATGTAAAAAAGGTATTAAATAatgcttatatataatgacaactattatataattatatcatgtgcgaatatataaatatattgtattatttttttttttaataaatgcCATGTCGCCCTTATAGTTATAATAGTTGCAGTACATGAAaggcatatatatatttaatatatatatgcataatttaaacaatatatttatattattaacgTATCATATTTTGCTACTATACAAGCAgataaagtatatatatatattatttttttttagctgcctatatattataataagcttttcattaatatatacatatattatatgtaattaTTTCCATAGTATACacgtatattatttgtgcCTTAATAAAAGGATTGCCCAAAACAATATGCCAAAATAAGTGCTCTTTCCTCTCTGATTTTACTTTATACCCCATTTATATTGctttttacatttattgtcggtattgtattattattattttttattttaataactaaaaaaatatgcattattcacctatataaatacacggtatttataattatttcttatttttccatattaataaatgtatattaaatatttttcctacatatgtataatctgctatttttatataataaatattatacgctttatatattgcatttttacatttatcTATTAAAGCAAATTTAtattgcaaaaaaaataattatataaaaaaacgaatgaataataataaaataaaatgtgcTTTCTTTCGATTCTTTGAAAATCGATGTAACAAGATATAAAAAGCTTgctctttttaattttttttaatagaaACATACttaattaaaaagtatttaattttacaaaattataataacttgagaagataataataatttctcAACTTTTCTTAGTATAAATTATaccatttatatataattaatttttcctCCCTTTTTAAACATTTCCATTAACAATGAggtaattaataataaacaaaaaattgttataaaaaaaatatttcattttatatgaattatgcttattttctatatatatatttacatattttaactttgataatataaattccCTATTGCATTTGttattctatatatataatacttaTGTTTGAGTATGGGGCTTATGCATTATTTACAGTTACATTTCATATTTGTTCTTAATTTATCGCcaaatgttaatatattacatatataaatatagccACTATATGCTTTCTATtaatttcatataaaaaaatgcttCTAAAATATGTGGGTATTATGCCCTATTTTTgcataatatgaataaaaaatttgctactaaaaaataataaatggatACTTTTACATAATCCATGAtctatttttctatatactAAAACGTTTCCGAATTTCAAAATACATATTGTTTCTTATTTCTCCttatattttcacttttGCAGCAAGCTAAATCaagatttattaaaaaaagccATTAGCGATGTATTTGAAGGAACAAAACagaaaaagagaaaatttGTTGAAACAATAGAATTACAAATTGGTTTAAAGGATTATGATACACAAAGAGATAAACGTTTTTCAGGTACCGtaaaattatcaaatgAAGTTAGAAAGAAATTAAAAGTCTGTATATTAGGAGATGCTGTACATTCTGAAGAGGcacaaaaattaaaattagaTTATATGGACATCGAAgctatgaaaaaattaaataaagataaaacaTTGGTTAAAAAACTtgctaaaaaatatgatgcATTTTTAGCAAGTCAGGTCATATTGCCTCAAATTCCAAAATTATTAGGTCCAGGTTTAAATAAAGCAGGAAAGTTTCCTTCTTTAATTACtcataatgataaaataaatgataaaattttagAATTAAGATCATCCATTAAATTCCAATTGAAAAAAGTTTTATGTATGGGAGTACCTGTCGGTCACGCTAACCTTAAGGAAGACGAATTAAGATCAAACATAGTACATGCCATCAATTTTTTAGTTTcgcttttaaaaaaaaattggcAAAATATTAGAACATTACACATTAAAAGTACTATGGGAAAACCACAAAGAATCTATGGTTAAGTGTGATGCttcatacatatatatatagctcTTTAAACGTCTTGATATATTACATTATTGGTGTTAGAGAATTACACTATTTTATGGCGAAATTGGAATGCAACGGGGAtctacatatatgtatgcgcatatgcatatgtatatataattcattaaatatagtGCAGTTTTAAGGTAAAATAAAGAACGAGAATAATTCGCCAACTAAATAGTTGCATATCATGGAGGaattacatataaaagGGAGATTCATGCTATATATGTTTTCGAACAATCTCATACatctctatatatttatgtattatgTGCTTGCtgcaaatttaataaatattttattacattgTTCCAGAAGTTTgggattatttttattcccttactcttttttttttttttttttcgaacACCAATATTTTGGAAAAAACAGTTTGTTTCTTTTCCCTTGTGAATtagaataatatataatcataataaaaataaatatgcatatataataatgatattaatatttattttttattgggTTACCAAAATATTGGCAGATTTACAATAAATCGCccataagaaaaaaaaaatgaaataggAAAAAGCAAGGGGAAAATAAGGATTATAAgggaatataaaatgattaTGAATTTTATCATTCAAGTAAAATGTACATTTGGGTGTTacgtttttatattctataattattattctttCACTTCTTATTTcgctttttatatttttttttcttgatAACCCTATAATACACATGCATGTGGTGCTCAATAATCCCCCATACACTTTTGGGGTGGTCTAGGctttcttttaataatcataatatattatgattcACATtgtcaaaaaaatgaaaggaAGTCTAAGgttaaaatataagtatattaatcaatttgtttatatttatactattttcGTTTGTTCCCATAGTTCTCATAATACTCTTTTTAGCATAAGCCCGATCTGTTCATATGAACTATGCATTCGATCATTTTGTTATAAccctttttaattatttagaGCTGCAAACAAGTGCACCAAAGGGTAAATCTTAGTAAATAAGTAACCAAATaagcaaatatatatatgctattCAATCTATTAAGAGAAAGTTTAATGATACTTCCTACTTTTTAATAGtattataatacatatataaaaaagaacaaGTAACTAAACTTTTTATAGTTATAAAGGTATCATTAGACCCTAAGAAAAACCAATGTttcacatatttatatataactaaTATTTAAGACGATTTAGTCAATAAAAATCGTACTTTTATTTGGTACTATAAGTAATGATACTCTTAGGGTGGGCCATTAAATGGTTTGTTATGTTCATTTTGGACGAATATATACGTGCTATGTTGTATATTGCTTATTgaaagtaaatatatttgtatagaAATATAGTCTCGTCGATGTGATAAATTATGCTACATAATTTAAGCAcacttttaatattatacaacCTGTTAATCATATAATGCTTAAATATATCCcgtcttatttttttaagatacataattttattttcaaaaaaatatatattaatttgttatttttgccttttttataattatttgtttatttattaatattgttttatttgcaATTCACAagttacatatttatagtGACTAGAAATGCTTGAAATTTACATACTGTTTAAGTTTAACCctgaaaataatacacaCACATTTccacaaaattattatttttttaacaaacttgttttttttgtatttttatagtataaaaataaacactatatattatgtaccAAATTTCTTATATTAAACTATttgtcattatttttatattatatcattgtttttgttttcgTTAGTTGCATGCACGTGTTGGAAAATAATAgataatatgtaaaaaataataataataaaataaaaattacaataaataaatatacatatatgtattatgaattattttaattcttttaaaaGAGAAGTTATGTTACACATTTtctttgcatattttttttccatttaaaAGACATTATAATCGAAAAGCTTAAatacttttattaaatatataattaaaatactCAAGATGCTGTTAAATGTTAATGCAAAGATCCATACTAATATGCCTATTTGCATTATTCGTGAATTATATTTGCAACTAttagtttatattttgtttattattattattctctTTTGTGTGCACACTCtttccattttatattaattaaaaacaatGCATATTTAAGGCTCTttcttaaatatttttatatttagatGAATTTCCTTCGAATAATTTGTATCTTCATATGTACCGTTCATTGCGTGTTACCCATGTTTGTAGCATTACCAcacataaatttttaacacAATATATAGTTGTCTATATTTGTATTcttatttgatttattatattttttaggaCATTCtgtattttctattttgtCTTTAACGCATATAGTTACTACTTTGTTCTAATGTTCATTCCTTAATTCGTTTTTTTTGCGTCTTCACTGTATCGTTCCtcctttttctttttggaGTATtgattttaaaatgttGGATACTGCAAAATGGAGAAATGAATGGAACGCCGAGCTCCGCTCAATTCCCCACGTTGAAACAGTTAATGAATATGATTTCGAGCTAacagaaaatatttttcttatttggAGGGTtaga contains:
- a CDS encoding 60S ribosomal protein L1, putative; translated protein: MSKLNQDLLKKAISDVFEGTKQKKRKFVETIELQIGLKDYDTQRDKRFSGTVKLSNEVRKKLKVCILGDAVHSEEAQKLKLDYMDIEAMKKLNKDKTLVKKLAKKYDAFLASQVILPQIPKLLGPGLNKAGKFPSLITHNDKINDKILELRSSIKFQLKKVLCMGVPVGHANLKEDELRSNIVHAINFLVSLLKKNWQNIRTLHIKSTMGKPQRIYG